A window from Leptothermofonsia sichuanensis E412 encodes these proteins:
- a CDS encoding dihydrolipoyl dehydrogenase family protein, translated as MSVDYDLVVIGNSPAGIYAAVEAARLRARVVLVTQKVPVADFSGWLDHRVLQEVGRTMQQARRAEQFGIWAAPGSLKPGWLDRAQQWHKIVSETIEILYSPAVLASLGVEVIEGQGEFCRKPTPGLAVNGRHLRSRTYLLAVHYKSVPPEIDGLLRTGYVTAETALQTMNLSRQIPGSVVMIGTMPVGLELAQTLARSGWQVTLVDPAPRILPPFDLEAARLLQAQLEAEGIQIWTETAVTQVKQIQGRKWVQVGNQAMEVDEIVLATGWEPDVAALNLAAVGVDPSLRVNPKLQTSNPRLYVCSGQSDRGYNPQLALAQVRVALKNALFLPLTTFSDRAIPYVVYTDPELVQLGLTELQAGAQYGRDLVILRQPFQRLAKAHLQAETTGFCKFILRRNGEILGAQLVGAQASEMVGAIALALQNRLKIQALATLALPSPTLAEIISQTAHEWQRVRLDRNPGWQDFLESFFNWRRSMT; from the coding sequence ATGTCCGTTGACTACGATCTGGTTGTAATTGGCAACAGCCCGGCTGGAATTTATGCCGCGGTTGAGGCTGCTCGCTTAAGGGCGCGGGTGGTTCTGGTCACCCAGAAAGTGCCCGTCGCTGATTTCTCTGGCTGGCTTGATCATCGGGTCTTGCAGGAAGTTGGGAGAACGATGCAGCAGGCGCGCCGGGCTGAACAGTTTGGGATTTGGGCTGCACCCGGTTCCCTGAAACCCGGCTGGCTGGATCGGGCACAGCAATGGCACAAAATTGTGTCAGAAACAATCGAGATTCTCTATTCGCCAGCGGTGCTTGCCTCCCTGGGGGTGGAGGTGATTGAAGGGCAGGGGGAGTTTTGCCGTAAACCGACCCCAGGGTTAGCGGTGAATGGACGCCATCTGCGATCGCGCACCTACCTGCTGGCGGTTCATTACAAGTCAGTCCCACCGGAAATTGATGGCCTGCTCAGGACAGGCTATGTCACGGCTGAAACGGCCCTTCAAACCATGAATTTATCCAGGCAGATACCCGGTTCCGTGGTGATGATTGGGACAATGCCGGTTGGGCTGGAACTGGCCCAGACCCTTGCCCGTTCTGGATGGCAGGTGACTCTGGTCGATCCGGCACCTCGAATTCTGCCCCCGTTTGATCTGGAAGCTGCCCGGCTGCTCCAGGCACAGCTAGAGGCAGAAGGCATTCAAATTTGGACTGAAACGGCTGTAACCCAGGTGAAGCAGATCCAGGGTCGAAAATGGGTGCAGGTGGGCAACCAAGCAATGGAAGTGGATGAAATTGTCCTGGCAACGGGATGGGAACCTGATGTCGCGGCGCTCAATTTAGCGGCGGTGGGAGTAGATCCCAGCCTGCGGGTAAACCCAAAGCTCCAGACCAGCAATCCTCGCCTTTATGTCTGTAGCGGGCAGAGCGATCGCGGCTACAACCCCCAACTCGCCCTTGCCCAGGTCAGGGTTGCTCTCAAAAATGCCCTGTTTCTGCCACTGACAACCTTCAGCGATCGCGCCATTCCCTACGTCGTTTACACCGACCCGGAACTGGTCCAGCTTGGGTTGACAGAACTTCAGGCAGGGGCGCAGTACGGCAGGGACCTCGTGATTCTGCGACAGCCCTTCCAGCGGCTGGCAAAAGCCCACCTTCAGGCAGAAACCACCGGGTTTTGCAAATTCATCCTGCGCCGCAATGGGGAAATTTTGGGGGCACAGTTGGTGGGAGCACAGGCAAGTGAGATGGTGGGAGCGATCGCCCTCGCTCTACAGAACCGGCTTAAAATTCAAGCACTGGCAACCCTGGCATTGCCCTCCCCCACCCTGGCTGAAATCATTTCCCAGACTGCCCATGAGTGGCAACGGGTGCGCCTGGACCGCAATCCGGGATGGCAAGATTTTCTAGAGAGCTTTTTTAACTGGCGGCGATCAATGACATGA
- a CDS encoding YqaE/Pmp3 family membrane protein, producing the protein MKFVRLLLAIFLPPVGIFLTYGFGPTLLINILLTLLGWVPGSIHAVWAVVKHDEKYSQHQGTV; encoded by the coding sequence ATGAAATTTGTCCGTCTCCTGCTTGCTATCTTCCTGCCTCCTGTAGGTATTTTCCTGACCTATGGATTTGGTCCAACCCTGTTGATCAACATTCTGTTGACCCTTCTAGGTTGGGTGCCTGGCAGTATCCATGCCGTCTGGGCAGTCGTCAAGCATGACGAAAAGTACAGCCAGCATCAGGGAACCGTCTAG
- a CDS encoding site-specific integrase: protein MTDSRSSIDSRIAQVNQRLKAAKMGLQIERRGEKLNLRGTLPPRPGSLKMKPHQQRLGLGLPATTAGLKQAEQEVKIIAAQLIQKTFDWRQYAPGPGWGRLDQMALAQQVEAFKQSFLMDLRRSSNPASARTTWESAYAPYLRKLEAIAQTNPRLSLLEAIYATVRSTEVNTRSRQVCCTALTAFASFVSLELPLDLKEYWGEYGSRRTQFRDLPSDELIVDTWKTIPNPTWQFVYGVMATYGLRNHEVFFCDYSSLTRGDREATIRVLATTKTGEHEVWPFYPEWVDQFHLRDINLPQIQTDLTCTTLQRIGQRVTSQFRRYGLPFSPYNLRHAWAVRTIHFGLPDTVAARMMGHSVAVHNRTYHQWITRRDQQQAVEAALSRSQLQAPATEREGGSQ from the coding sequence ATGACAGATTCTAGGTCTTCAATTGATAGCCGGATTGCCCAGGTCAATCAACGCTTGAAAGCAGCGAAGATGGGACTGCAAATTGAGCGGCGGGGGGAAAAGCTGAATTTGCGGGGCACCCTGCCACCCCGACCAGGTAGTTTGAAAATGAAACCCCATCAGCAACGGTTGGGGTTGGGACTGCCCGCCACGACTGCCGGGCTAAAACAGGCAGAGCAGGAAGTGAAAATCATTGCCGCTCAACTGATTCAAAAGACCTTTGATTGGCGGCAGTACGCACCCGGACCCGGCTGGGGACGGCTGGATCAGATGGCACTGGCACAGCAGGTTGAGGCATTTAAGCAGTCTTTTTTGATGGACCTCAGGCGATCCAGCAATCCGGCTTCTGCCAGAACCACCTGGGAGAGTGCCTACGCTCCTTATCTGAGAAAGCTGGAGGCGATCGCCCAAACCAACCCCCGGCTCAGCCTGTTAGAAGCCATCTATGCCACCGTCCGCTCTACAGAGGTCAACACCCGCAGTCGTCAGGTATGTTGTACTGCCCTGACGGCCTTTGCCTCCTTTGTCAGTCTGGAGTTACCTCTTGATTTGAAGGAATACTGGGGTGAGTATGGCAGCCGCCGCACCCAGTTCCGGGACCTGCCCTCCGATGAATTGATTGTAGACACCTGGAAAACCATTCCAAACCCGACCTGGCAGTTTGTGTACGGGGTTATGGCAACCTATGGGTTACGGAATCACGAAGTCTTCTTCTGTGACTACTCCAGCCTGACCAGGGGCGATCGCGAAGCCACCATCCGGGTACTGGCTACCACCAAAACCGGGGAACATGAGGTCTGGCCCTTCTATCCCGAATGGGTAGACCAGTTTCATTTGCGGGACATCAACCTGCCCCAAATTCAAACCGATCTCACCTGTACAACCTTGCAACGGATCGGGCAGCGGGTGACCTCCCAGTTTCGCCGCTATGGCCTGCCCTTTTCGCCCTACAACCTGCGCCACGCCTGGGCAGTCCGCACCATTCACTTTGGCTTGCCTGATACGGTTGCCGCTCGCATGATGGGGCACTCTGTCGCGGTCCACAATCGTACCTACCACCAGTGGATTACTCGTCGAGATCAGCAACAGGCCGTTGAAGCGGCATTGAGTCGGAGTCAGTTGCAGGCACCGGCAACAGAGAGGGAAGGGGGAAGTCAGTAA
- a CDS encoding phosphoketolase family protein — translation MTDHQDRLAIAILCSLSPIPCHIESNQYHCLRSLYHPDRFLGDRLCTIDKGQSGWCYFAVCYFAIRRCSRCQSMTAVSPNPSATSIPAFCDGIQYFSDSLPGFETYGNEPVIAAGKIAIADPTDPSAAYQTLLYADALRYLILQMTASKASGHPGGFASQAEVYAALVMLGYKNILTEVGHHAPGFYCAMFLDRSLEAMGIETVHQLRDRFRERHGLLGHLSGQIPGLLAPAGPLGQGQHFAMAAALLHRDTLFPFTIGDGGLGEPYVMSSFGHFHTAYPNVTNFLPILVWNGYSQEHHSMVSTHSNERMMAYWHAHGFQEVVLIDAKDFDDQDQPGDYVDSTLFSLEQRMEFVKAVLVGVDEAARSALNGKLTALIIKQLKGAGVHARGAKSHNLYAQHTLDNPDIVAALKARALTPAAWELVRLNCDRAAGGPASQIAVTESVLSLPDLGPLPLEEYPVGGDPKVSTTAMGRLVGKVGQTDSAYLVTNADGNEASGIANINQALKINHPTEDALYNQKPGGQVYEPLSEDACAGLAAGLALMGSRTLWCSYESFAINGLPIWQTVTQAMAELRRPTPSTITLFTAGALEQGRNGWTHQRPEIEAYFAAMMRNGNVFPLFPPDANSIQICYEWALNTRNKGIVITASKSPLPVHTTFEQTRQALQDGAIVLQESQSTESSEAKWVVFAVVGDMILNPVLEAASHLEAEGLSVRVVAVVSPRRLYRPSDIAWDTCAEPDGAFLSDTAFEALFGGDVLIGVTGGASLMLEPVMLRSQARRDMFAWKRGETTANPGELMTFNGITAEALAKRALELVH, via the coding sequence TTGACAGACCACCAGGACAGGTTAGCGATCGCAATCCTCTGTTCCCTATCCCCTATCCCCTGCCATATAGAGAGCAATCAATATCATTGCCTGCGAAGTCTGTATCACCCAGACCGCTTTTTGGGCGATCGCCTGTGTACTATTGATAAGGGGCAATCTGGCTGGTGCTATTTTGCCGTTTGCTATTTTGCCATTCGTCGTTGCAGCAGGTGTCAAAGCATGACCGCAGTTTCTCCTAACCCCTCAGCCACGAGTATTCCAGCGTTTTGTGATGGGATTCAATACTTCAGTGACTCCCTTCCTGGGTTTGAAACCTATGGCAACGAGCCGGTAATTGCCGCCGGAAAGATTGCGATCGCAGACCCCACCGATCCCTCAGCCGCCTACCAGACCCTGCTTTATGCCGATGCTCTGCGCTATCTGATTCTGCAAATGACTGCCAGCAAAGCATCGGGTCACCCTGGCGGATTTGCCAGTCAGGCAGAGGTCTATGCCGCCCTGGTCATGCTGGGCTACAAAAATATCCTGACAGAAGTGGGGCATCATGCTCCCGGATTCTACTGTGCCATGTTTCTGGATCGATCCCTGGAAGCCATGGGGATCGAAACCGTCCATCAACTGCGCGATCGCTTCCGGGAACGGCACGGTTTACTGGGACATCTCTCCGGGCAAATTCCTGGCCTGCTGGCTCCCGCGGGTCCCCTGGGACAGGGACAACACTTTGCTATGGCAGCCGCCCTCTTGCACCGGGATACCCTCTTTCCTTTCACCATTGGGGATGGGGGTCTCGGTGAACCCTACGTCATGAGTTCCTTTGGGCACTTCCACACAGCCTATCCCAATGTCACCAACTTCCTGCCCATCCTCGTCTGGAATGGGTACTCTCAGGAACACCACAGCATGGTATCCACCCATTCTAACGAGCGCATGATGGCATACTGGCATGCTCATGGGTTTCAGGAAGTGGTGTTGATTGATGCCAAGGACTTTGATGACCAGGATCAGCCGGGAGACTATGTGGATAGCACGCTGTTTTCGCTGGAACAACGGATGGAGTTTGTGAAAGCCGTGCTGGTAGGGGTGGATGAAGCCGCCCGTTCAGCCCTGAATGGTAAGCTGACAGCGCTCATCATCAAACAACTGAAGGGAGCAGGCGTCCATGCGAGGGGTGCCAAATCCCATAATCTCTACGCTCAACACACCCTGGATAACCCGGATATAGTGGCGGCTTTGAAGGCTCGCGCTCTCACTCCTGCTGCCTGGGAACTGGTGCGGCTGAACTGCGATCGCGCCGCTGGCGGTCCCGCCAGTCAGATTGCTGTTACAGAATCTGTTCTCTCCCTGCCCGATTTAGGCCCCCTGCCCCTGGAAGAATACCCGGTTGGCGGTGATCCAAAAGTTTCAACCACGGCAATGGGTCGTCTGGTGGGCAAAGTGGGGCAAACGGATTCGGCCTACCTGGTGACCAATGCGGATGGTAATGAAGCCTCTGGAATTGCCAATATCAACCAGGCACTGAAAATTAATCATCCGACAGAAGATGCCCTCTATAACCAGAAACCCGGTGGACAGGTGTATGAACCCCTGAGTGAAGATGCCTGTGCCGGCCTGGCAGCCGGACTGGCGCTGATGGGTTCCCGCACCCTCTGGTGTTCTTACGAATCCTTTGCGATCAACGGGTTACCCATCTGGCAAACGGTCACCCAGGCAATGGCAGAGTTACGCCGTCCCACCCCATCCACCATTACTTTATTTACGGCGGGTGCTCTGGAGCAGGGACGGAATGGCTGGACTCACCAGCGCCCAGAGATTGAGGCATACTTTGCCGCCATGATGCGCAACGGCAATGTCTTCCCCCTCTTTCCCCCCGATGCCAACAGCATTCAGATTTGTTACGAGTGGGCACTGAACACCAGAAACAAGGGGATTGTCATTACGGCAAGTAAATCTCCGCTACCAGTTCACACCACCTTTGAGCAGACTCGACAGGCATTGCAGGACGGTGCTATTGTTCTGCAAGAAAGCCAGAGTACGGAAAGCAGCGAGGCAAAGTGGGTTGTGTTTGCCGTGGTTGGCGACATGATTCTGAATCCGGTTCTGGAAGCCGCTTCTCATCTGGAAGCCGAAGGGCTATCGGTACGGGTCGTGGCGGTTGTCAGTCCCCGTCGCCTTTATCGTCCTTCGGATATTGCCTGGGATACCTGTGCTGAACCAGATGGAGCCTTTCTCAGTGACACCGCCTTTGAAGCGCTTTTTGGTGGAGATGTCCTGATTGGAGTCACCGGGGGAGCCAGCCTGATGCTGGAACCTGTCATGCTCCGCAGTCAGGCCCGGCGGGATATGTTTGCCTGGAAGCGGGGCGAGACAACTGCCAATCCGGGTGAGTTAATGACATTTAATGGGATTACAGCCGAAGCACTGGCAAAACGGGCGCTGGAACTCGTGCATTGA
- the cobD gene encoding threonine-phosphate decarboxylase CobD — translation MKRLINHPMHGGNLVWAASLANCSPSAILDFSASINPLGPPASAIAAIQSHLQDLKAYPDPQYHQLRAALSTFHQIPPDWILPGNGVAELLTWACRDLSALHGTCLLTPAFSDYQRALSASGAKIVHCPLEDLRSPDLDRALKFAPAGTQLQKFNGLLLNNPHNPTGIVFPRESVLPWLKQFALVVVDEAFMDFLPESQQQSLINQVQDYPNLVVLRSLTKFYSLPGLRLGYAIAQPERLQRWQQWRDPWAVNVLAAAAGEVVVHDLEFQQQTWNWLTTAKPPLYDGLLQLPGLAPYPGSANFLLVESAHPVIELQRALLEHHRILIRDCISFPELGDRYFRIAIRSELENQMLLRGLADVLGR, via the coding sequence GTGAAACGACTGATTAACCATCCAATGCATGGGGGGAATCTGGTTTGGGCAGCGTCGCTGGCAAACTGTTCCCCCTCTGCTATTTTGGATTTTTCTGCCAGCATTAATCCTCTGGGGCCACCGGCATCGGCGATCGCGGCTATTCAGTCCCATCTGCAAGACCTGAAAGCCTATCCCGATCCTCAGTACCACCAGTTGCGGGCTGCCCTCAGCACCTTTCATCAGATCCCTCCAGACTGGATCTTGCCGGGTAATGGTGTTGCAGAGTTGTTGACCTGGGCCTGTCGGGATCTGTCAGCACTTCATGGCACCTGCCTCTTGACTCCAGCATTCAGTGACTACCAGCGGGCGTTGAGCGCGTCTGGGGCAAAGATTGTGCATTGTCCGCTGGAGGATTTGCGATCGCCCGACCTGGACCGCGCCCTAAAATTTGCTCCCGCAGGCACCCAACTCCAGAAATTCAACGGTTTACTGCTTAACAATCCCCACAACCCGACCGGGATTGTGTTCCCCAGAGAATCGGTTTTGCCCTGGCTGAAACAATTTGCACTGGTGGTGGTGGATGAAGCGTTCATGGATTTTCTGCCAGAGTCGCAACAGCAGAGTCTAATCAATCAGGTACAGGACTATCCAAACCTGGTGGTGCTGCGATCGCTGACCAAGTTTTACAGTCTGCCAGGGTTGCGGTTGGGCTATGCGATCGCCCAGCCGGAGCGGTTGCAGCGCTGGCAGCAGTGGCGCGACCCCTGGGCTGTCAATGTTCTGGCAGCGGCAGCGGGTGAGGTCGTTGTTCACGATCTGGAGTTTCAGCAACAGACCTGGAACTGGCTGACAACGGCAAAACCCCCCCTTTATGACGGATTGCTCCAATTACCAGGACTCGCCCCTTACCCTGGTTCTGCCAACTTTTTGCTGGTCGAGTCAGCCCATCCAGTGATAGAACTTCAAAGGGCATTGTTAGAGCATCATCGAATTCTGATTCGCGACTGCATCAGTTTTCCAGAGTTGGGCGATCGCTACTTTCGCATTGCCATTCGTTCAGAACTCGAAAATCAGATGCTCCTGAGAGGATTGGCTGACGTTTTAGGGAGATAG
- the glgX gene encoding glycogen debranching protein GlgX: MHVALYPGNVYPLGAYWDGKGTNFALFSENATGVELCLFDRGDQEIRISLNEVSNFVWHGYLPGIGPGQRYGYRVHRPYTPEEGHRFNPNKLLIDPYAKAIAGDVGNGPELFGYDWGSPDEDPSYSELDSARLMPKSVVIDHAFDWQGDTLLRTPWHETVIYEAHIKGLTKRHPDVPEQLRGTYAGLAHPAVIEHLQRLGVTAIELMPIHHFLAYPGHLKDKGLKNYWGYDSINYFAPYAGYSASGSLGEQVVEFKKMVKALHHGGIEVILDVVYNHTGEGNHLGPTLSLRGIDNSSYYRLVDGDRRYYMDFTGCGNSLYMRHPQVIKLIMDSLRYWVTEMHVDGFRFDLASALARELYEVNSLAAFFEVIHQDPVLADVKLIAEPWDVGDGGYQVGNFPVRWSEWNGKYRDTVRDFWRGEDETLGEFAYRFTGSPDLYFHTNGRRPNASINFITAHDGFTLNDLVSYNEKHNEANGEDSRDGENHNRSWNCGAEGKTDDPEVLQLREQQ; this comes from the coding sequence ATGCATGTTGCCCTCTACCCCGGTAATGTCTATCCCCTGGGTGCCTACTGGGATGGTAAGGGAACTAACTTTGCCCTTTTTTCAGAAAACGCAACTGGCGTTGAATTGTGTTTGTTTGATCGAGGCGATCAGGAAATTCGGATTTCTTTGAACGAGGTCAGTAATTTTGTCTGGCACGGCTATCTGCCAGGCATCGGACCGGGTCAACGCTATGGATACCGGGTGCATAGACCCTATACCCCAGAAGAGGGGCATCGATTTAATCCCAACAAGTTATTGATTGACCCCTATGCCAAGGCGATCGCAGGGGATGTGGGAAACGGTCCAGAATTGTTTGGGTATGACTGGGGCAGTCCAGACGAAGATCCTTCCTATTCTGAACTGGATAGTGCCCGGCTGATGCCCAAGTCAGTTGTGATTGACCATGCCTTTGACTGGCAAGGAGATACCCTGCTTCGCACCCCCTGGCACGAAACGGTGATCTACGAAGCCCACATTAAAGGGTTGACGAAACGCCATCCAGATGTGCCAGAGCAGTTACGGGGAACCTATGCCGGGCTGGCTCATCCAGCGGTGATTGAACATTTGCAGCGGCTTGGAGTCACTGCGATCGAACTGATGCCGATTCACCATTTTCTGGCGTATCCGGGCCATCTGAAAGATAAGGGATTGAAAAATTACTGGGGCTATGACTCGATCAATTATTTCGCTCCCTACGCTGGCTACAGCGCCAGTGGCAGTCTGGGAGAGCAGGTGGTTGAGTTCAAGAAAATGGTGAAAGCCCTGCATCATGGTGGGATTGAGGTGATTCTGGATGTGGTCTACAACCATACTGGCGAAGGCAATCACCTGGGTCCCACGCTCTCTCTGCGCGGTATTGACAACAGTAGCTACTACCGTCTGGTGGATGGCGATCGCCGCTATTACATGGACTTCACAGGCTGTGGCAACTCGCTCTATATGCGCCATCCCCAGGTGATCAAGCTGATTATGGACAGCCTCCGCTACTGGGTGACTGAAATGCATGTGGATGGCTTCCGGTTTGACCTGGCTTCGGCACTGGCGCGAGAACTATACGAAGTCAATAGTCTGGCAGCATTTTTTGAAGTCATCCATCAAGATCCCGTACTTGCCGATGTCAAACTAATTGCCGAACCCTGGGACGTGGGAGATGGGGGCTATCAGGTAGGGAACTTCCCGGTGCGCTGGTCTGAGTGGAATGGCAAGTATCGCGATACAGTGCGAGACTTCTGGCGGGGTGAGGATGAAACCCTGGGTGAATTTGCCTATCGGTTTACCGGCAGCCCTGATTTATATTTCCACACCAATGGACGCCGCCCCAACGCCAGTATTAATTTCATCACCGCTCACGATGGGTTTACCCTGAATGACCTGGTCAGCTACAACGAAAAGCACAACGAAGCCAATGGGGAAGACAGTCGGGATGGGGAAAACCACAACCGCTCCTGGAACTGTGGTGCCGAGGGTAAAACCGACGACCCGGAAGTGCTGCAACTGCGAGAACAGCAGTGA
- a CDS encoding HU family DNA-binding protein — translation MNKGELVDAVADKASVTKKQADAVLTAALEAIVEAVSGGDKVTLVGFGSFESRERKAREGRNPKTGAKMNIPATKVPAFSAGKLFREKVAPVASSSKKK, via the coding sequence ATGAACAAAGGCGAATTAGTCGATGCGGTGGCTGACAAAGCCAGCGTTACCAAGAAACAGGCAGATGCTGTTTTAACGGCTGCCCTCGAAGCAATTGTTGAAGCGGTCAGTGGTGGCGATAAGGTGACTCTGGTTGGTTTTGGTTCTTTTGAGTCCAGAGAACGTAAGGCACGTGAGGGGCGCAATCCCAAAACTGGCGCTAAGATGAATATCCCGGCAACAAAAGTGCCTGCCTTTTCTGCTGGGAAATTGTTCAGGGAGAAAGTTGCTCCGGTGGCTAGTAGCAGTAAGAAAAAGTAA
- the dut gene encoding dUTP diphosphatase codes for MEYLLKVKRLSDHARLPEYAHPGDAGLDLFSTLETTINPGESALIPTGISIQLPPCTEAQVRPRSGLALKHQVTVLNTPGTIDEGYRGEVGVILINHGKLPFQVAIGMKIAQMVIKPVLNVRVEEVADLDSTRRGAGGFGSTGV; via the coding sequence ATGGAATATCTGCTCAAGGTCAAACGGCTGAGTGACCATGCCCGCCTACCGGAATATGCCCATCCTGGAGATGCGGGTTTAGATTTGTTTTCAACCCTGGAAACCACTATCAATCCCGGTGAAAGTGCTTTAATTCCAACCGGAATCAGCATTCAACTGCCCCCCTGCACAGAAGCCCAGGTAAGACCCCGCAGCGGACTGGCACTCAAGCATCAGGTGACTGTTTTGAACACCCCAGGGACAATTGATGAAGGTTACCGGGGAGAAGTGGGTGTTATCTTAATCAATCATGGAAAATTACCGTTCCAGGTCGCAATTGGCATGAAAATTGCCCAGATGGTAATTAAACCCGTCCTGAATGTCCGGGTCGAAGAAGTTGCCGATCTGGACAGCACACGGCGGGGAGCAGGCGGATTCGGTTCAACGGGCGTATGA
- a CDS encoding phage holin family protein, with translation MTTLITALSLLVVDLAVPGVNIATFPAALLAALSIGLVNGTIKPVLSTLSMPVNFLTLGAFSLVVNGICFWLASVIVPGFGVYGLWAFLLGPVVLSFTSTLLNGYFVEKGYGQALTGRSSDTAIEGEK, from the coding sequence TTGACCACACTGATTACCGCGCTGAGCCTGCTGGTGGTTGACCTGGCTGTTCCAGGGGTGAATATTGCTACGTTCCCGGCGGCTCTGCTGGCTGCCCTCTCGATTGGATTGGTCAATGGTACAATTAAACCCGTTCTGTCTACGCTGTCAATGCCGGTTAATTTCCTGACGCTGGGGGCATTCTCACTAGTTGTTAATGGGATTTGCTTCTGGCTGGCTTCTGTGATTGTTCCTGGCTTTGGTGTCTATGGATTATGGGCGTTTCTTCTGGGTCCTGTTGTCCTGTCGTTTACCAGCACCCTGTTGAATGGCTACTTTGTTGAAAAAGGATACGGTCAGGCTTTAACCGGGCGCAGTTCTGACACCGCTATTGAAGGCGAAAAGTAA
- a CDS encoding YkvA family protein produces the protein MKFLIKPLYNLYRTVLRNSKYRWLVVLGSLIYLFSPIDLVTDVIPVVGWIDDGIVATLLVSELSQFALEQRKVRREKSADVSVS, from the coding sequence ATGAAGTTTCTAATTAAACCGCTCTACAATCTCTACCGGACTGTATTGCGGAACTCAAAATATCGCTGGTTGGTGGTCCTGGGCAGTTTAATTTATCTCTTCAGCCCAATTGATCTGGTGACGGATGTGATCCCGGTTGTGGGATGGATTGACGATGGGATTGTGGCAACATTGCTGGTCAGTGAACTTTCCCAATTTGCACTGGAGCAACGAAAAGTGCGTAGAGAAAAAAGTGCTGACGTGAGTGTCAGTTAG